Proteins encoded in a region of the Zea mays cultivar B73 chromosome 2, Zm-B73-REFERENCE-NAM-5.0, whole genome shotgun sequence genome:
- the LOC103646364 gene encoding uncharacterized protein, translating to MARPEGSIAEAYVVDECLIACSRYFDDLDTRHNREGRNRERVDMSKGDLSVFQHGVDLLRAHTVTYQENIYDKMVWLYRKELENEGNQDIEKTIEKQFAIWFKNHIATLRMYCWWCTLPHYTTHPSSTATTNQESTQNITSATQFTSSAAAEQNYTQGMTAAAQANSPIQADISDHIADEELVPRQRSMGKQLESLSRGLGTKIPIQIYDGKRRPEPPIQAAKFASEGGIILRQHIPIFPHWKEYKKQENEGKITDYIGKLAGQFTMDVDSKAVKDACVDMIKGGQRQMRYRLKRKYFTGVPANQVRTTSPVPCMTDDQWKDLVQMWSTPNHKNNCVKNKLNREKVQFPQCIGSQSYIAKSYVVRQEKYKDMEPSAIDLFKEMHCSKKKGFSEAVQKAIGDMEAMVATPVEDGQHVLSSTEVVSNVLPGSSKFLHNAGLLPASKRSNTRTISTRMQELQTQLDTERQEKNGFREEMETLKAQSQASEATIANQSTEIADLKKSLSENNSLLRQILSINRGQMTPP from the exons ATGGCACGACCTGAAGGCTCAATTGCTGAAGCATATGTTGTTGATGAATGCTTGATTGCTTGTTCGCGGTATTTTGATGATCTCGACACACGGCATAATCGGGAGGGCAGGAACAGAGAGCGTGTTGATATGAGCAAGGGTGATTTATCTGTTTTCCAACATGGAGTCGATTTACTCAGAGCTCATACGGTTACATACCAAGAAAATATATATGACAAGATGGTTTG GTTATACAGAAAGGAGCTAGAGAACGAAGGAAATCAAGATATTGAAAAAACCATTGAGAAACAATTTGCTATCTGGTTTAAGAACCAT ATTGCAACTCTACG CATGTATTGTTGGTGGTGTACGCTTCCACACTACACTACACATCCTAGTTCAACAGCTACCACAAACCAAGAATCCACCCAAAACATTACTTCTGCAACACAATTTACTTCAAGTGCAGCCGCTGAACAAAATTACACCCAAGGCATGACTGCTGCTGCACAAGCTAATTCTCCCATACAAGCTGACATCAGCGACCACATTGCAGATGAAG AATTGGTACCAAGGCAAAGAAGTATGGGCAAACAACTTGAATCCTTGAGCAGAGGGTTAGGCACTAAGATTCCAATccaaatttatgatggaaagcgaAGGCCAGAACCCCCTATTCAGGCCGCAAAGTTTGCATCAGAGGGTGGGATCATACTCAGGCAACATATTCCAATATTTCCACACTGGAAGGAGTACAAGAAGCAAGAGAACGAGGGTAAAATTACAGACTATATTGGCAAGCTTGCT GGTCAATTCACCATGGATGTGGACAGTAAGGCAGTCAAAGATGCATGTGTTGATATGATAAAAGGAGGGCAGCGCCAGATGAGGTATAGGCTAAAAAGGAAGTACTTCACCGGGGTTCCTGCAAATCAAGTGAGGACTACATCGCCTGTTCCATGTATGACTGATGACCAATGGAAAGATTTGGTACAAATGTGGTCTACCCCAAACCACAAG AACAATTGTGTCAAGAACAAACTTAATCGTGAGAAGGTGCAATTTCCACAGTGCATAGGATCTCAATCCTACATTGCAAAATCCTATGTAGTG AGGCAAGAAAAATATAAAGATATGGAACCTAGTGCAATTGATCTTTTCAAGGAGATGCATTGCAGCAAGAAGAAAGGATTTAGTGAGGCCGTTCAGAAAGCTATA GGTGATATGGAAGCAATGGTGGCAACACCAGTTGAAGATGGACAGCATGTGCTGTCTTCGACAGAAGTTGTTTCCAATGTGCTACCGGGTTCAAGTAAATTTCTTCACAATGCTGGCCTTTTACCTGCCTCCAAGAGAAGCAATACAAGGACTATCTCGACAAGGATGCAAGAGCTTCAGACTCAATTGGACACTGAGAGGCAAGAAAAAAATGGATTTCGAGAAGAAATGGAAACCTTAAAGGCCCAGTCACAAGCATCTGAGGCAACCATTGCTAATCAATCGACTGAGATTGCAGATTTGAAGAAGTCCTTATCAGAAAATAACAGTCTCCTTCGACAAATATTAAGCATCAATCGTGGCCAGATGACTCCTCCTTAA